In Thermosynechococcus sichuanensis E542, a single genomic region encodes these proteins:
- the frr gene encoding ribosome recycling factor, producing the protein MKLADVEERMQKSVEATQHDFNSIRTGRANAALLDRVMVDYYGTETPLRSLANISTPDATTILIQPYDRSTLASIEKAIQLSDLGLTPNNDGSSIRLNIPPLTTERRKELVKTAAKIAEGGKVAIRNIRRDAIDHIKKEGKAGELTEDEVKDLQEKVQKLTDKYIGKIEALFAEKEKDIMTV; encoded by the coding sequence GTGAAATTAGCTGATGTCGAAGAGCGGATGCAAAAGTCAGTCGAAGCAACCCAGCATGACTTTAATAGTATTCGTACAGGTCGCGCCAACGCGGCGTTATTAGACCGGGTGATGGTGGACTACTACGGCACCGAAACCCCCCTGCGCTCCTTGGCCAATATCTCCACGCCCGATGCAACCACGATTTTGATTCAGCCCTACGATCGCTCCACATTGGCGAGTATTGAAAAAGCCATTCAACTCTCTGACTTAGGTTTGACGCCCAACAACGATGGCTCTAGCATCCGCCTCAATATTCCCCCCTTAACCACAGAGCGACGCAAAGAACTGGTGAAAACCGCCGCCAAAATTGCCGAAGGGGGCAAGGTGGCCATTCGCAATATCCGCCGCGATGCCATCGATCACATCAAAAAGGAGGGCAAGGCCGGGGAACTCACCGAAGATGAAGTGAAGGACTTACAGGAGAAAGTGCAAAAGCTCACCGACAAATACATCGGCAAAATTGAGGCGCTCTTCGCCGAGAAAGAAAAAGACATCATGACAGTATAG
- the chrA gene encoding chromate efflux transporter produces MLEPEIEESSSPLPLNLWEMTAVFLKLGSIGFGGGIAMIALMENEFVKRRRLLAIDEFLHGVALSQILGSFPVNTALFIGYRLHGFWGGLLGSLIFLLPSVVAVMLLSWLYFGFHTIPSLQSALAGLTPVVIGIILAAVWSMGQKSVRSTVTIAIAIAACLGSLTHINPLLILGSGGIIGLILQLSPPTKTTKPQPSQKSALVGLPLAIQTLPHHAAQMATASSQPVQWLTLVFTFLKVGIVFFGGGFVLIPVLKQLLIDQLHWLTQQEFIDGVAISQLTPGPIAVIATFAGFRVAGIGGALLATVALFLPSLLLMFALAHYYQVVKHLQRVKQFLAGVNPAVVGMVLSAAINLAPAIIHLDQPVSLALNSLLLVFSLVAITRLKWHPAIALAVGATVGLFAGQWLTGTA; encoded by the coding sequence ATGCTGGAGCCTGAGATCGAAGAGTCATCGTCCCCCCTGCCTCTGAATCTCTGGGAAATGACCGCTGTATTTCTGAAACTGGGCAGTATTGGCTTTGGCGGTGGAATTGCCATGATCGCCCTCATGGAAAATGAGTTTGTTAAGCGACGGCGGCTCTTGGCCATCGATGAATTCCTACACGGGGTTGCCCTCAGCCAAATCCTAGGATCGTTCCCAGTCAATACGGCGCTCTTTATTGGCTATCGTCTCCATGGATTTTGGGGCGGTCTCTTGGGTAGTTTGATCTTTCTGCTGCCGTCCGTTGTGGCGGTGATGTTACTGTCTTGGCTTTATTTTGGGTTTCATACCATTCCCTCATTGCAAAGTGCCCTCGCGGGGCTAACGCCAGTGGTCATTGGCATTATCTTGGCGGCAGTCTGGTCAATGGGGCAAAAGTCCGTGCGCTCGACGGTAACGATCGCGATCGCCATTGCGGCCTGTCTCGGCAGTTTGACCCACATTAATCCCTTGCTCATCCTTGGCAGTGGCGGCATCATTGGTCTCATTCTCCAACTCAGCCCACCCACAAAAACCACGAAACCCCAACCTTCCCAAAAATCTGCCCTCGTTGGCTTACCCCTAGCAATCCAAACCCTACCCCACCACGCCGCCCAAATGGCAACTGCCTCTTCTCAACCCGTTCAGTGGCTGACCCTAGTTTTTACCTTCCTCAAAGTGGGCATTGTTTTCTTTGGTGGTGGCTTTGTGCTCATCCCGGTGCTAAAACAACTGTTGATCGATCAATTGCATTGGCTGACGCAGCAAGAATTCATTGATGGCGTAGCGATTAGTCAATTGACACCGGGACCGATCGCGGTCATTGCTACCTTTGCAGGATTTCGAGTTGCTGGTATTGGTGGTGCCCTTTTGGCAACTGTGGCCTTATTTTTGCCCTCCCTATTATTGATGTTTGCTCTTGCCCACTACTATCAGGTGGTGAAGCATCTCCAACGGGTGAAGCAATTTTTGGCGGGCGTGAATCCTGCCGTGGTCGGTATGGTGTTGTCAGCAGCGATTAACCTTGCACCTGCAATTATCCACCTCGATCAGCCCGTCAGTCTTGCTCTCAATAGCTTGCTCTTAGTCTTTTCCCTTGTGGCGATTACACGCCTCAAATGGCACCCAGCGATCGCCCTTGCTGTGGGAGCAACAGTTGGATTATTCGCTGGCCAATGGTTAACTGGCACCGCCTAG
- the nblR gene encoding response regulator transcription factor NblR → MELNSPPSRLLLVCADNHLSQRMGQDLQAAGYDPVIATTEKECHLACAEWQPALIIMDRYLGRLNSMELCQRLRQQGISLPILLMLESDRLEDRVAVLESGADDYLLLPYSPKPFLQMIQLYLKPPVSKSEVLRFDDLTLDLLTRRAERNGRTIDLTMKEYELLKFLMEHPREVLTREQILENVWGYDFLGESNVIEVYIRYLRLKIEPDGEKRLIHTVRGVGYVLREA, encoded by the coding sequence ATGGAGCTAAATTCTCCCCCTTCACGTTTGCTTTTAGTCTGTGCTGACAACCACTTGTCGCAGCGCATGGGGCAAGACCTCCAAGCAGCAGGCTACGACCCCGTGATTGCTACAACGGAAAAGGAATGTCACCTCGCCTGTGCAGAATGGCAGCCTGCCCTGATCATCATGGATCGCTATTTGGGACGGCTCAACAGTATGGAGTTGTGCCAGCGGTTGCGTCAGCAGGGGATTAGTTTGCCAATTCTACTGATGCTGGAGAGCGATCGCCTAGAGGATCGGGTGGCGGTGCTGGAGTCAGGTGCCGATGATTATCTACTGCTGCCCTATAGTCCCAAGCCCTTTTTGCAGATGATTCAGCTTTATCTGAAGCCGCCAGTCAGCAAAAGTGAGGTGCTACGATTTGATGATTTAACCCTTGATCTTTTGACGCGGCGGGCAGAGCGCAATGGGCGCACGATCGACCTGACGATGAAGGAGTATGAACTGCTGAAGTTTCTCATGGAGCATCCCCGCGAAGTCCTCACCCGTGAGCAAATTTTGGAAAATGTCTGGGGCTATGACTTTTTGGGAGAATCCAACGTCATTGAAGTGTATATTCGCTATCTGCGGTTGAAGATTGAACCCGATGGCGAAAAACGGTTGATTCACACAGTGCGAGGAGTGGGGTATGTTCTCCGTGAAGCCTAA
- a CDS encoding ParA family protein, whose protein sequence is MKVITIYHNKGGVGKTTVAVNLAAALRRQRQRVLLIDIDSQANTTFAVGLMKFFSEEDDTLRDANILHILKDEYSIREVVRRSDSFNDPEIDVIPAHIDLVDIDVAEELRGIDLIHTSLLKKLQEARDNYDLVIIDAPPALDTYAQIALIASDYLMIPSDFRPFANQGLKYVKAFVDFINQEFSGIRAKFGKNQLQIVGVLPSKIHGRTCNSLGFRNLQEKIANKYDLRIMETIIKENADLAHSLHRVVTIDGDEIPEPQSIFKYDRNSDSARQFKNLAEELIWLTMK, encoded by the coding sequence GTGAAAGTTATCACCATTTATCACAACAAGGGGGGTGTAGGGAAAACCACTGTAGCCGTCAATTTGGCTGCTGCCCTTCGCCGGCAAAGACAGCGAGTTTTGCTGATTGACATTGATTCTCAGGCGAATACCACGTTTGCTGTTGGTTTAATGAAGTTCTTCTCTGAGGAAGATGATACGCTACGGGATGCTAATATCCTTCATATTCTCAAGGATGAATACTCCATTCGGGAAGTAGTTCGCCGGTCAGATTCCTTTAATGATCCAGAGATCGACGTTATTCCTGCCCATATCGATCTAGTAGATATAGACGTAGCAGAAGAATTGCGAGGAATCGATCTTATTCATACTAGCTTACTGAAAAAGCTACAAGAAGCAAGAGATAATTATGATCTTGTGATTATTGATGCACCTCCCGCTCTAGATACCTATGCACAAATTGCCTTAATTGCTTCAGATTACTTGATGATTCCTTCAGATTTTCGCCCCTTTGCTAACCAAGGCCTAAAATATGTAAAAGCATTTGTTGATTTTATTAATCAAGAATTTTCAGGAATCAGAGCAAAGTTTGGGAAAAATCAGTTGCAAATTGTGGGGGTTCTGCCTTCAAAAATTCATGGGCGAACTTGCAATTCCTTGGGTTTTAGAAATTTACAGGAAAAGATTGCCAACAAATATGATCTTAGAATTATGGAAACAATTATCAAAGAGAACGCAGATTTGGCGCACAGCTTACATCGCGTAGTCACCATTGATGGTGACGAAATACCCGAACCCCAGTCAATCTTCAAATACGACCGAAACTCTGATTCTGCAAGGCAGTTTAAGAATTTAGCAGAAGAGCTAATATGGTTGACGATGAAGTGA
- a CDS encoding HpsJ family protein has product MTASKSTKRPVPLAAQFLKLVGIILLLTFLVEWGILFITPQFNNSQWQLTVVNQFIERGATPLIGFVFIYTGFWIQAVSGSATQPEPGEPALKDWRFWVFVLSSLLGLLCLLGIPLYLSITGQITEQAVNQINQEAAQAEIRVEQEQQQIKQLASTGQLEQLLKSNQLPPDQRAILEQLQKDPQALDKQAGQARERIRSQQQEALNRTQQEAFVNRLRVGIRSFLLAVGFITIGWSGLREHR; this is encoded by the coding sequence ATGACCGCTTCAAAATCAACCAAGCGACCTGTCCCCTTGGCGGCTCAGTTCCTAAAACTGGTGGGAATCATCCTACTCCTCACCTTTTTGGTTGAGTGGGGCATTCTCTTTATTACTCCCCAGTTCAATAACAGCCAGTGGCAACTGACGGTCGTTAACCAATTCATTGAGCGTGGTGCCACTCCCTTGATTGGGTTTGTTTTTATCTACACTGGCTTTTGGATTCAAGCGGTCTCTGGAAGTGCGACGCAGCCGGAGCCGGGGGAACCTGCCCTCAAGGATTGGCGATTTTGGGTCTTTGTCCTCTCCAGTTTGCTGGGATTACTCTGCCTACTGGGGATTCCTCTTTACTTGTCGATTACGGGGCAAATTACGGAACAGGCGGTCAACCAAATCAATCAAGAGGCGGCTCAGGCAGAAATTCGGGTTGAGCAAGAACAACAGCAAATCAAACAACTGGCCAGCACTGGCCAACTGGAGCAACTCCTGAAAAGCAATCAACTGCCCCCTGATCAACGAGCCATTCTCGAGCAGTTGCAGAAAGACCCCCAAGCCCTCGATAAACAAGCGGGTCAGGCGCGGGAGCGCATCCGCAGCCAACAACAGGAAGCCCTTAATCGGACGCAACAGGAAGCCTTTGTGAATCGTCTCAGGGTAGGCATTCGTAGTTTTCTATTGGCAGTGGGCTTTATTACCATTGGTTGGAGTGGTCTGCGGGAGCACCGCTAG
- a CDS encoding SpoIID/LytB domain-containing protein encodes MLYLIVRWRLLSQSVGLGCLISLLLQLTAAAVELRVAVLDRVRQVTISSSTPAQLRDETGRVLTVAPQQNITAVLTGAGVQAGGVRGRQVFLEPRDNGLVRVGDRWYRGRLQLVSTSEGIIAINLVDLEAYLPSVVGKEMYPSWPLEALKAQAVASRSFVLFRRDRERRRPGSLFDVGATVTHQVYPGVSSETASTLAAVAATRGQVLTYNGRIIEAVFHASSGGHTEDSEYVWQNAVPYLRGTPDFDQVSPNFQWTVRFTAAQLQQRLPGIGTIVGFRPLQLTPQGRVMAVQVVGTAGSRTISGSELRRVLGLRSTLLTITPEYGNVASQTGQSVPVAFTITGRGHGHGLGMSQWGAYGMALQGYTYDQILGHYYRGVTLSVLDATQH; translated from the coding sequence ATGCTTTACCTCATTGTGCGTTGGCGTCTTCTGTCGCAGTCGGTGGGTCTGGGCTGCTTGATCAGCCTGCTTCTGCAACTGACGGCTGCTGCAGTGGAATTGCGGGTCGCGGTTTTGGATCGGGTACGTCAAGTAACAATCAGTAGCTCCACCCCAGCCCAATTACGGGATGAGACGGGTCGGGTGCTGACAGTGGCACCGCAGCAGAATATTACGGCGGTTCTGACGGGGGCGGGGGTACAAGCAGGGGGTGTGCGGGGGCGGCAAGTTTTCCTCGAACCTCGCGACAACGGCCTCGTGCGGGTGGGCGATCGCTGGTATCGCGGGCGGTTGCAACTGGTGAGTACCAGTGAGGGGATTATCGCCATCAACCTAGTGGATTTGGAGGCGTATCTGCCCAGTGTCGTGGGCAAGGAAATGTATCCCTCTTGGCCACTGGAAGCCCTCAAAGCCCAAGCCGTGGCCTCCCGTTCTTTTGTCCTCTTCCGGCGCGATCGCGAGCGCCGTCGTCCCGGTAGTCTCTTTGATGTGGGTGCCACCGTCACCCATCAGGTGTATCCGGGGGTGAGTTCAGAAACCGCCAGTACTCTAGCTGCCGTTGCCGCCACACGCGGTCAAGTGCTTACCTATAATGGCCGCATTATTGAAGCGGTCTTTCATGCCTCCTCAGGGGGGCACACCGAAGATTCAGAGTACGTTTGGCAAAATGCGGTTCCCTACTTGCGGGGTACCCCTGACTTTGACCAAGTCTCCCCAAACTTTCAGTGGACGGTTCGTTTCACCGCAGCCCAATTGCAACAACGCCTCCCTGGTATCGGTACCATCGTTGGCTTTCGCCCCTTGCAATTGACCCCCCAAGGGCGAGTCATGGCAGTACAAGTGGTGGGCACAGCCGGTAGCCGCACGATTTCAGGGAGTGAATTGCGTCGTGTGTTGGGACTGCGCAGTACCCTACTGACGATTACGCCAGAGTATGGCAATGTGGCCAGTCAAACGGGACAAAGTGTGCCAGTGGCCTTTACGATTACCGGTCGGGGTCATGGTCATGGCCTAGGCATGAGTCAATGGGGGGCTTACGGTATGGCATTGCAGGGCTACACCTACGACCAAATTTTGGGGCATTATTACCGAGGCGTTACATTGAGTGTATTGGATGCTACGCAGCATTGA
- the pyrF gene encoding orotidine-5'-phosphate decarboxylase: MFNSQEAVASKIIVALDVPNLEVAIATIHTLPQVQFWKVGLELFCASGPIILDVLKDQGKRIFLDLKLHDIPNTVAAAARAIAPYGVDFVTIHTATGLAGLKTAQTALGESSTQLIGVTLLTSIDANTLQQELQIPLDPATYVERMADLAHQAGLAGIVCSPQEAARVKQRCGEAFLRICPGIRPLGTATGDQARSLTPNAAFAAGASYLVIGRPILQAADPAKAFDDICRSLI; the protein is encoded by the coding sequence TTGTTTAATTCGCAAGAGGCTGTTGCCAGCAAAATTATTGTGGCCTTGGATGTGCCCAATCTGGAGGTGGCGATCGCCACCATTCATACGCTGCCCCAAGTGCAATTTTGGAAAGTGGGGCTAGAACTCTTTTGTGCCAGTGGGCCAATTATTCTCGATGTGCTCAAGGATCAGGGGAAGCGCATCTTTCTTGATTTGAAGCTTCACGATATTCCCAATACGGTGGCCGCCGCTGCCCGGGCGATCGCCCCCTATGGCGTGGACTTTGTAACCATCCATACCGCCACTGGCTTAGCCGGTCTAAAAACCGCTCAGACGGCTCTAGGGGAGAGTAGCACCCAACTCATCGGCGTCACATTGCTCACCAGCATTGACGCAAACACCCTGCAGCAGGAACTGCAAATTCCCCTTGATCCGGCCACCTATGTCGAGCGCATGGCTGATCTGGCTCACCAAGCGGGACTAGCGGGTATTGTCTGCTCCCCGCAGGAGGCCGCACGGGTAAAACAACGCTGCGGAGAGGCGTTCTTGAGAATTTGTCCGGGGATTCGCCCCCTTGGTACTGCCACAGGGGATCAAGCGCGATCGCTGACACCCAATGCCGCCTTTGCTGCCGGTGCCTCTTACCTTGTGATTGGCCGTCCGATTTTACAAGCAGCGGATCCCGCTAAGGCCTTTGATGACATTTGCCGCAGCCTTATTTGA
- a CDS encoding DUF192 domain-containing protein, with protein MFSVKPKLRWLILGLVTLGLLLGCQSLSQGDPAAPPQMVRGIPQYLPITAKARIHDTWIQLEVARTPAQQQLGLMFRPELPRDRGMLFPISPPQVASFWMKNCLIPLDLIFLREGKVVAIAPQAPPCQTLPCPTYESGVPVDAVLELAGGRAAELGLQVGDTVKIVKL; from the coding sequence ATGTTCTCCGTGAAGCCTAAGTTACGTTGGTTGATTCTGGGATTAGTCACCTTGGGGTTATTGCTGGGTTGTCAAAGTCTGAGTCAAGGAGACCCGGCAGCGCCGCCTCAGATGGTGCGCGGCATTCCGCAATATCTACCCATTACGGCCAAAGCGCGCATTCACGATACATGGATTCAGTTAGAAGTGGCACGCACGCCAGCCCAGCAGCAGTTGGGCTTGATGTTTCGTCCTGAATTGCCGCGAGATCGCGGGATGTTGTTTCCCATCTCTCCACCCCAAGTGGCTAGCTTCTGGATGAAAAACTGCCTGATTCCCCTTGACTTGATTTTTCTAAGGGAGGGTAAAGTGGTGGCGATCGCCCCCCAAGCCCCCCCCTGTCAAACACTCCCTTGCCCCACCTATGAATCCGGAGTCCCCGTGGATGCCGTTTTAGAACTGGCGGGTGGCCGCGCCGCTGAATTGGGGCTACAAGTAGGAGATACGGTCAAGATTGTCAAGCTCTAA
- a CDS encoding histidine phosphatase family protein — translation MVLTLYFLRHGQTSFSRANAYCGELDPPLTNAGLAMAEAFAAHYAQLPWQAVFVSPMLRTRTTAQPLCDRVGLQMQIRDGLREIYYGQWEGLSPEEVNAKFHDDYVRWLADPGWNAPTGGERGIDIYHRSNAVLLEIEREYPDGNILIVSHKATIRIMLCGLLGIDVGRFRDRIAAPVASVSIVEYTSRGPLLLALAERSHLSPELRQLPGT, via the coding sequence GTGGTCTTAACACTTTATTTCTTGCGCCACGGGCAAACCAGTTTTAGTCGCGCCAATGCCTACTGCGGAGAACTGGATCCACCCTTGACAAATGCAGGTCTAGCGATGGCTGAAGCCTTTGCCGCACATTATGCCCAGTTGCCGTGGCAAGCCGTCTTTGTCAGTCCAATGTTGCGCACTCGAACCACAGCACAACCCCTGTGCGATCGCGTGGGTCTGCAAATGCAAATCCGCGATGGTCTGCGGGAAATTTACTATGGGCAGTGGGAAGGCCTCTCCCCAGAGGAGGTCAATGCCAAGTTCCACGATGACTATGTGCGCTGGTTAGCGGATCCGGGCTGGAATGCCCCCACGGGGGGTGAGCGGGGGATTGACATCTACCACCGCAGTAATGCCGTTCTCTTAGAAATTGAACGGGAGTATCCCGACGGCAATATCTTGATTGTCTCCCACAAGGCCACAATTCGGATTATGCTCTGTGGTCTTCTTGGTATTGATGTGGGACGATTTCGCGATCGCATTGCTGCGCCGGTGGCCAGTGTCAGTATTGTGGAATATACCTCCCGTGGGCCATTACTCCTTGCCCTTGCGGAGCGATCGCACCTCAGTCCAGAACTGCGACAGTTGCCGGGCACCTAG
- the glmU gene encoding bifunctional UDP-N-acetylglucosamine diphosphorylase/glucosamine-1-phosphate N-acetyltransferase GlmU — protein sequence MVIVAVLAAGRGTRMKSSLPKVLHPLGGRSLVGWVLHQVQSLQPQRQFVIIGYGGDAVRAALADQPHVEFVEQREQLGTGHAVQQLLPHLKDYEGHLLVLNGDVPLLRGETLAKLLEVHQKHNNAATILTAQIPNPQGYGRVICDSQNMLKQIIEDRDCTTAQKQNRRINAGVYCFHWPQLAAVLPHLQSNNDQQEYYLTDAVNALSPVMAVDVEDYEEILGVNDRVQLAAAYQVLQNRIKKAWMQVGVTLIDPASTTIEDTVELAPDVVIEPQTHLRGQTRIGSGSIIGPGTLIENSVIGERVTARYAVISDSEIGNDTQVGPFAHIRQQSVVADHCRIGNFVELKKAQLGRDTKASHLSYLGDATLGDRVNIGAGTITANYDGVRKHPTHIGSGTKTGANSVLVAPVTLGENVTVAAGSTVTEDVPDHALVIARCRQVVKPNWQPKA from the coding sequence ATGGTCATTGTGGCAGTCTTAGCGGCAGGCCGAGGCACACGGATGAAATCCTCCCTGCCAAAAGTTCTCCATCCCCTAGGTGGGCGATCGCTGGTGGGCTGGGTTTTGCACCAAGTTCAATCTCTGCAACCGCAACGGCAGTTTGTAATCATTGGTTATGGGGGAGACGCTGTCCGTGCCGCGTTAGCTGATCAACCCCATGTGGAATTTGTCGAGCAGCGGGAACAATTGGGAACAGGTCATGCTGTGCAGCAGCTTTTGCCCCACCTCAAAGACTATGAAGGCCATCTTTTGGTGCTCAATGGCGATGTGCCCCTCTTGCGTGGGGAGACGTTGGCGAAGTTGCTCGAAGTTCACCAGAAACACAACAACGCGGCCACAATTTTAACAGCACAGATTCCCAATCCCCAAGGCTATGGCCGCGTGATTTGTGACAGTCAGAATATGTTGAAGCAAATTATTGAAGACCGTGACTGCACTACAGCCCAAAAGCAAAACCGCCGCATTAATGCTGGCGTCTATTGTTTCCATTGGCCGCAACTCGCTGCTGTGTTGCCCCATCTTCAGTCCAATAATGATCAGCAGGAGTACTATCTCACCGATGCCGTCAATGCCCTTAGTCCAGTCATGGCGGTGGATGTGGAAGACTATGAGGAGATTTTGGGCGTCAACGATCGCGTACAGTTGGCAGCCGCCTACCAAGTGCTCCAAAATCGCATCAAAAAAGCTTGGATGCAGGTAGGGGTAACCCTCATTGATCCAGCTAGTACCACCATTGAGGATACGGTGGAATTGGCACCCGATGTGGTGATTGAACCCCAAACTCACCTGCGCGGCCAAACCCGTATTGGTAGTGGTAGCATCATTGGCCCCGGCACTCTGATTGAAAACAGTGTGATTGGGGAACGGGTGACGGCTCGCTATGCCGTGATTAGTGATAGTGAGATTGGCAATGATACCCAAGTGGGGCCTTTTGCCCACATCCGCCAGCAAAGTGTGGTTGCCGATCACTGCCGCATTGGTAACTTTGTCGAGCTAAAAAAAGCGCAGTTGGGCAGGGACACCAAGGCCTCCCATCTGTCCTACTTAGGTGATGCCACCTTGGGCGATCGCGTCAATATCGGGGCAGGAACGATTACCGCCAACTACGACGGTGTGCGCAAGCACCCCACCCATATCGGTAGTGGTACGAAAACAGGTGCCAACAGTGTTCTCGTGGCGCCGGTAACCCTCGGTGAAAATGTCACGGTGGCAGCAGGTTCAACGGTCACAGAAGATGTACCGGATCATGCCCTTGTCATTGCCCGCTGTCGTCAGGTGGTCAAGCCCAACTGGCAACCCAAGGCCTAG
- the pyrH gene encoding UMP kinase — protein MSPKYRRVLLKLSGEALMGNQNYGIDPKVVQAFASEIAQVVQAGVQTAIVVGGGNIFRGMKGAAAGMDRATADYIGMIATVMNAMTLQDALEQMNVPTRVQTAIAMQEVAEPYIRRRAIRHLEKGRVVIFGAGSGNPFFTTDTTAALRAAEIDAEVIFKATKVDGVYDADPHKNPNARRYRSLTYTHALTHNLAVMDSTAIALCKDNDIPIIVFSLETAGNIYRALTGEPIGTMVGGSCEIS, from the coding sequence ATGAGTCCCAAATATCGCCGCGTGTTGCTCAAATTGAGTGGTGAAGCCCTCATGGGCAACCAGAACTACGGCATTGATCCAAAAGTAGTGCAGGCATTTGCTAGCGAAATTGCTCAGGTGGTGCAGGCAGGAGTTCAAACCGCCATTGTGGTGGGGGGTGGCAATATCTTTCGCGGTATGAAAGGAGCGGCTGCGGGTATGGATCGAGCAACCGCAGACTACATTGGTATGATTGCCACTGTGATGAATGCCATGACCCTGCAGGATGCCCTCGAACAAATGAATGTGCCCACACGGGTACAGACGGCGATCGCCATGCAGGAGGTGGCCGAACCCTATATTCGTCGCCGTGCCATTCGTCATCTGGAAAAGGGACGGGTCGTGATCTTTGGGGCAGGATCAGGGAATCCCTTTTTTACCACTGACACAACAGCCGCCCTGCGAGCTGCCGAAATTGATGCCGAAGTCATCTTCAAAGCCACTAAGGTGGATGGGGTCTATGATGCGGATCCGCACAAAAATCCTAACGCGCGTCGCTACCGCAGTCTCACCTATACCCATGCCCTCACCCACAACTTAGCGGTGATGGACAGTACCGCGATCGCCCTGTGTAAAGATAATGATATCCCCATCATTGTGTTTAGTTTAGAAACCGCCGGTAACATCTACCGCGCCTTGACTGGGGAACCCATTGGTACGATGGTTGGAGGCTCCTGTGAAATTAGCTGA